CCAAGAAGGCTTTGTGGTAGGGGGCTGGAAGAGTATTAACAGGTCTTCAAGGGGGTGGTGGGCTCTCCCCTAAAATTCACATCTCACCAGAATGGGCCTGGACACCTGCCTTCCAATAAActttaccatccccattttacagataagcaaactgaggtccagaggttAAGCAGAGACTAACCAATTCTTCCTTTAGAAAGCTGGCTCCTCTGAGGGTGTAACCCCAGTGAGTTAAGCCCTGTAAAACCTTAATCCCAGATAGTAATAGCCAGGAAGGCCTTCTGTGGTTTTTCAGCCGCTgatccccctcccccacttcacAAATATAAGAACTGAGACCTGGATTTtgggaagggacttgcccaaggtcacacacctagCAAGGGGTAGAGCTGGGACTAGAACCCAACTTTTCTGACTCCAAGCTAGGTTACAGGAAGGTGAGGTAAGGGTGGAAATGGGTGGGTTTTGAGGTGTTCTGACCTCTTATTTCTTACACCTCCTCCCAGGCCATCAACTCTACCCTCCTGAAGCATGAACAGACGCTGGAGACCTTCAAACTGTTGAACTCCACAAACAGGGAAGATGAAGACACACCCCCCAACTCTCCGGTAAgagtccccaccccctcctcctgcaCCGGGACCCCCTCCGGGCCTCCAGGTGCCCACCTTACCTTGTGatgctcctctccccttcccagagGGTAAAGACCAGAGAGGCAGTGCATGACCTCAGAAGCACAGTCTTCTTTTGGTAGGGCCACAGAGAAATCACTGGGCAAACACTGCTCAGAAAGTAGACGTGACGGGTCGTCAGTCGCACAGTGAGGTagagcagagccaggactcaaaggCAGCTCTTCTGAATGTATCTGCTGCCTCCCAGCGATGATCCAAGCCTTGGAgcaggagcaggggcaggggcaggggcaggggcaaggGCTGGGTGGACTGGACTGGGGAGTACCTGTCTCTGACCTGCGACCTGGCCCTCTCTCCAGAATGTGGATCTCGGGAAGCGGGCACCTACGCCCATCCGGGAGAAGGAAGTCACCATGTGCATGCGCTGCCAGGAGCCCTTCAATTCCATCACCAAACGCAGGCACCACTGCAAGGCCTGCGGGCATGTGAGTGTTGGGAGGCAGGGGCAGAGCTAGGGAGGGCACAGGCTGGCAGCCCAAAGGCCCACTTCTAAATGGGCACTAAGTGGGGGGAGGCTGTGAGTCTGCTGTGGGAGTTGGTACACTGAAGGGGAAGGCCCGCTGGAATCAGGCTGTTCTTACCCACTTGCCACCCCAGGTGGTTTGTGGGAAGTGCTCCGAGTTCCGGGCCCGCCTTGTCTATGACAACAACCGCTCCAACCGTGTGTGCACTGACTGCTACGTGGCCTTGCATGGTGTGCCCGGGAGCAGCCCAGCCTGCAGCCAGCATACACCCCAGCGCCGGAGGTCCATCCTGGAGGTAAGAGCCAACCCCCCAACTAACCCACCCACACTGACCACATGGGCCCCAGCCACCCATGCAGTGGTGGCTGAGGCCTGGGCGCCCCAGAGATCGTAGTACCGTGTGTATCTACTGAACAAGTGACCCAGGCTTGGAGTGAGTAAAGTGAGTATGAGTGAATGAAagagtaatttttattgaagtgcttTATCCTTCACAGTAACTTACCTATCAATGCTATtcctattcctgttttacaaatgaggaaactgaggccctgggagGTTATTTGCCCATGTGACACAGTGAGTGACTGCTTTCTTATTACAGAGTAGGATATATGCACTGAAGAAAGTTGgacaatataaacaaaaataacgaAAACACCGTATTCCTTTGACCCAGAGATTACCACCATTAACACTTATGCTTCCTATCTTTCTAGATGCGTGCACATACGCacgcttttgcttttcttttttaaattgaggtgtttattttatttaatgctcaAAGAAAGctaactctgtgccaggcactcttctgagcgctttgcatgtattaattcatttaatccttacaacagcccTATATGCTCTGCTTCCAACTCAGTATACTTCCATCTAGGGCTGGGATTCTGGGACTGACTGCCTTACCCACCCACCCAACCCCTTAACCACAACGCTAGGTTGCTTCTCGCTGAGTGTAGGGAATGCATGTgatgaaagatgaaaaaaaaagatgaagtgtAAATGCATAAGTGACTTGAGGAATAAATGGACTGATGGAAGAGTGCCTGACTGGCATTTAGGTGCCCCCACTGAGAGCTACACACCCCTCCCACCAACCCTTAGAGGCAGCAGCCATGGCCCAAATCTGGCAGACAAGCCTGGCTTTGAATCTCGACTCTGACTCACTGAGTGACAACGGGCAAATCACTCCCGCCACCTGAGCTTCAGCGTCCTCCTCTGAGACATGGAAATAGCAATCCCTATGCTGAGGGGGTGTTGAAGCCAAGAGGAGCCAGCCTAGGCCTCCTATCAACATTGATGCCCCCCCCATGTCTCCGGCCACAGAAACAGGCCTCAGTGGCTGCGGAGAACAGCGTCATCTGCAGCTTCCTGCACTACATGGAGAAGGGCGGGAAAGGCTGGCACAAGGCATGGTTTGTGGTCCCTGAGAACGAACCCTTGGTGCTGTACATCTACGGAGCCCCTCAGGTGTGTATACTACTCCTTTGGGTCCTTTCAGCCACCTGGCAAAACCAGGCTGCCCTCCTTTCACCCCAGTCCTTCACCTCTCCTTGACCGTGGAGGATAGGGTGAACCTAAGGAGAAATCAGAAGCCCCCATCCTTGTGAGACAAAGACTGGCTAGAGGCAAGGAGTGCCTGTAGGTCAGCTTATGTAGAGAAAAGTCGGTGACTTGTGGGGGGAGCTAGCTTCTTGGAGGAAGCTGTAGTGGAGACAAGGCACTGCTTAATCCAATTTGGAGTGGGGAAGATGTAGATGGGGGGGCAACAGCCCAAAGGCCGGAAGACATTATATGCTAAAGAGACTAGCCCACCTGGTTTGGGGTGTGGAAGGCAAGAGATATTTGAACCAGCCTGCGTTCTAGCCCCAGTTCAGACATTTTCCTGTTGCTCAGTGAAGCCACGTTAAGGTTCTTGAGCAGGGGAAGCAAAAGAGGGATTTAGCAGATACAAaaaccagtgagaggcccgaccCCTAGGTGATCCCTGGCTTTGTCCCTGTTCCCCAGGACGTGAAAGCCCAGCGCAGCCTGCCCCTCATTGGCTTTGAGGTGGGGCCTCCGGAGGCTGGGGAACGGCCTGACAGACGGCATGTCTTCAAGATCACCCAGAGCCACCTGAGCTGGTACTTCAGTCCCGAGACAGAGGAGCTGCAGCGGCGCTGGATGGCTGTGCTCGGCCGGGCAGGCCGTGGGGACACGTTCTGCCCAGGGCCCACACTGTCTGAGGACAGAGAGGTGGAGGAGGCACGAGTGGCAGCTTCAGGAGCCACGGCGGAGCCCTCGGAAGCCCCCCAGACCCGAGGCGAGACCTAGAGGGTTTGCGGGTAACTGGGGCCCCTGCCCCGCGCTCTAGCTGCCCATGTCCACTTGAGGGCCCcagccccctctcccccagctcagTCAATACTTGAACCCCCATCATGGGCACTTTCAATCCTGAATGCTGGGTCTTGGGTTTTTTAATTCATCTTTTCACAAAACCTGGGCTTTTAAAACCAATATTCCTACAGTGATGATGTTAATTTGTTTTAAACCCTGTCctccagggagggtgggagctgtTGCTAGACCTGCCTGAATTAGGCCATTTGCCCCCAACCCCTCAATACCCTACACACCCTGCCTCCACCCAATCCCCCCCAGAGCACCAGAGGCAGGAGATCTGGATTCAAgtgccagctctgccactgaccccATGGTCCTGGCCCCCCCGCGCCCCCAACCAGTGTCTTCACATGTATGATGCTACATGGGGTGGTGACCTCCTGCCTCTCCCACGGCTTACAGCTTCTACCTGGCCCCAGGCTACCCAGTATTTTATCGTTCAGACCCATGGCAGGGCCACCGGGCAGGACAGGGGaacggggcgggggggaggaCAATGaatactctgttttgttttttaaagaaaaatacagtttaTTTCAGGCTTACGGAAACGCTCAGAGCGCTGCTGTGCTCCATTCGTCCATGTGTTTGTTTGTCCAAAGTACCAGGCTGCTGGGGTGGGCCCAGAAACTGTTCCCTTGCTGAGCCCTGAAGCTCAGCTCCCAGGAGGCTGATCCCAAGACTACTCACAGGTCAAGCCACAAATTAAACAATAAGGTATTATTTACTGAGGTCTTAAGCCTCATCCCTGGACTTCAATGGGATGAGGAGTTTGAAAAGAGGTTgaaggagacagaaaacaaagcCCAGGTCCCCCGAGCTCACTGCCTAGACAAGGTCTTAAGACATCCTGAAGGAGCCCGGGGCTGGACACTGGCCTGCAGGAAGGAAACGTTCCTGGGAGGTTCCAATTTCTGGGCAGGGGCACAGAGCTGCTCtgtgtgggggcagggggaagcgAGGGAGAGGTACCACAGCTACTTCCGTTCACATCATCAACTAACCTCTCTTCCATGAGCAAGCTCATCTCAACATTCCTTACCCAGCGGGAATGATGGTTCTCCTGTTGGTCCTCTCCCTTCACACATCCACCTGCCTACTACCAGCCAGCGTTTAGTTTTTCCTCTAGTCACTCCCATACCCACTCATCCCTCCCTCTTCACACTGACTGCACCCAAGTGGCACTCTGCTGGGAAACCAGGCCTCATCACTCAGACCACCCCAAGACCAAAGAGCCTTGGGCTCTTCTTCCCCTGGAAGGAGCTGGACAGGGGAATGGGAGAGGGTGGAGATGGGGTAACCAGTCCAGAGGTCCATGACCCTCCAAAAAACCCCTACAGACAAGCcccaaacaactagcaaacaAGGACCCAGACCATTTGCAGCCCCACTCATTTCCTTCTCCGGACAATGGTCCAGCCATCCTCCACTATCTCCTCTTCCTTAATAGTCTGGGAGTCTGGACCAGGCTGGGGGCAGACCCCATCTGTAGCTGCCCCATCATTCGTAGCTGCGACCTGGAGGAGAAATACAAGAGAGAGCTGAATACAACACCTCCCAACTGTGGCCAGTGGAGACCCAGGCTCTCCCAGCTTTGCCAGGACTGGCTGTGAGACCTTAGGCAAGTTTCCTGCCCTCTCTGGATAATACAGCcacccccaccatcaccaccacccccatcactTCGCTGTGAAACCAGCTGATCTcccaaaagactgaaaatatcTGCATCTCCACACCCAAGAGGCACCCCCTTCACCTCCATCTCCTCCGCGCTGTTtgcatcctcctcctcatcagtCTCTCTGGCTGTCGTCAGTGCGGTGGCTGTGACCTTGCACTTTCTTTGGGTGATGAGAGAGGCCACCTCCTTCAGAGCAGCCCTATCACCCCTCTGGAAGTGGTGGAACATGGTCTGTAGCTGCTGGCTCACCTACCAAGAAAACATTCAACCAGCTTGGATTTTCTAGAGAACCTACAGTACAACCAGCACGTGTTTGCAGCAAGAGTGGGGAGGGGTCTGGAATTTTCCAGAAGAGAATGGGGCTCTTTCCTCCCCAAGGAGTTCACTAATGAAGCAACCACATATGAAGGGCTCAGTAAGGGTCTGAAGCATTGAAGGAGGGCCTCCTAGCAGGGAAGGCACTAGAACTGGGTTTGAAAGATGGAAGATGTAAAAAGGGAAGGCAATCCCAGCAGGGGCAGTAATGTTAACCAGAGCAGGGGTGGAAATGTACCTGGCCTGATGTGCCCTTGAGATGGGGGTGACGAACAGACCTAGTTGAGAATGATGtatagagagaaataaaagaggcAAGATTTGCAAAGCCTGGGAAGACTAGACTCAGGCAATAGGGAGTCATAGAACATTCTTGCACAGGACTCAAGAATAGAATGGTTACAGCCAAGAGTATTGGTCTAAAACAGACAGCTAGGGAGAAGAAAGGCTGCAGGCAGGGAGACGGCAGTTGTATCCACGATATGCTCACCTGGGGCAGACTCCCATCCTCCACAACCGTATCAAACTCGTTTGTCATTAGCTCCCCGAGGAAGTCCTCCACCTCATCTAGCTCCAAGTCAGCTGAGTAGGAAAGGATAGGGTCCCCTGATCAAAGACCAGCCAACTTCATCACCCCTGCCCACTACCCTTCAATACCTGTTTAGTGGATCCACATCTGGTTGATGGGTGAAGGTTCACTGAGGCTTTTATTTGCTAACGTGCTCTGCTTTCTAGGttttaacatgatttttaaaaagaaaaaaaccaaacactaaATAAAATACCTAATTTCCAATCTCCTGCGTTCTACTAAGCCCTCTCTTCCTGCGGCATTCCATCCACACTCGCCCCCTTTCATCTGGCCTATTTTAACCAGCCTcctctctgtgtgaccttgagcatgtgACGTACtcatctccaagcctcagttttctcatctgcaaagtgacgTTAATAGTAACCTCCTTGAAGGTCTGTTAGGAGAAGTCACCCAAACAATGCCTAGCACAGGGGAGACCCATAATCCATGTGCACCTCCATCACTCAAGGGCTGACGTTTTTGAAATGTAGAGACTTCCCAGCTGTGGTTCCACCGACACAGGAGGCCATAGACCAATGGCATAGGTAAGAAGAAATGGATGTGAGTACTTGCCACGATGAAACCACAGCCTTGACCTGACATCCTATTGTGTTACTTTGGCTAAGACTGTTGGCTTCAGTTACCTTATAGGCCCATGCTCTACTTTTTCTGAATTAGAGAATAACTCAAGAAAGTCTtccacaaagctccttgctctctcttccctctgggagagctcatTCACCCCCTTGGCTTTCCCTAACACTCTAATATCCCCCAAATCTGTCTCCAACCCAGACTACTCTCCACCTGTTTCACAGGTGCCTCAGACCCTCCATATCCAAAGCCAGGTTCATCACCTTACCCTGCAAACCTACTTCTCATTCCCCAGCGTTCTTCTATTCCATGAAAGGTACCTAAGCCACCCAGCGACTCAAACCTGAAACCTGCCTCCCTTCCCCTCGCCCTCTACAGCCGAACAATTTCCTTAGGGCCACCCCTTCTTTTCCATGACTATTGCCACTGCGCTAGTTCAGGCCTCATCATTTTCTAGATAGAAACAGCTTTCTCATCAGTCTTTCCCTCTCCAGTCCATGCTCCACACTGACTACTTTCTAGCCAGAAAACCCCATCGTTTTAGATCCTGCTCATGAATTTTTAATCACCTACTGCAGTGTTCCATGTTCTGCTTCTGAGAAATAACTGTCCTGCTGGGTTTTAAGGGAAGCTATTCACAGAAAACTAATGGGAACCAAAGGTAAACAGGTTTCTTTTTGGTGATTCTTAACCTTATCCAAGCCTTTAATATGTTAATGATTACTGTGACTCTTAAGTAAGAACTGAAGAAAAGAGCTTTTCTTATATAATTTGACTGGAGAAGGTTTTTCTTCGCTGAACATCTAACAGAACTAGTCTTCCAAAGCATGCATTTTGGCAAACACTAGCTTAAAGGACAAAAATCAAAGGCCCATAAGACCTTCCATGTCTCACCCCTTTCCAGGGTCCTCTCCAACCCCCATTCTCCACCACTCCTCCCTTCCACACAcccacaagcacacacacaccgTTACTCTAACACTGAGCTCCCCACCACTTTCCAACTATAACACATCATCTCCTCATACCACAGGACTTATTTTTGAGTgctgctctctctgcctcccccacCTAGTTAACTCCTTCTCATCCCTTAAGATTCAGCCCAATCACCACCACCCCCTAACGATCTCCAAAAGACGCCTCCTTCCCAAGCACCGAGCCCCTCTTTACTAGAACACCTATCACCCTATGTGTAAACGCCTATTTACTTATCTGGATCCCTCACTAGATGGTAAACTTCCTTGAGAGAAAGGACACTGCCTAATGTCATCTCCAAGACTAAAAAAACTGTatgaaaaattctgtaaaaatcaTACTTCGCAAAAGACTCCCTGCAGGGCCCCTTATTCTTAACGACCCTCAAGACACACCAAAGATGTAGATCTCTGCTGTCCAAATAGTCAAATGTGGTTATTGAGCAACCTAAAGTGTGGCTAGGCCAAAAACATGAGATGtgctaaaactgaaaaatacccACCAGATTTTGAAAACGTAAtgctaaaaaaatgtaaaacatctcaTTAATAATGTTTTATACTGACTACATGTTGAAGTATTTTGGATATGTTGAGTTGAATAATATGAATTTCATctgcttctttttactttattaaagTGGCTgctgcaaaattttaaattacgtGATGCGACTAGCATTGTATTTCTATTGGACTGCGCTGGTGGAtacttttatatccattttacaaATTATGAAACTGAGTCTCAGGGGAGTAAACCGACTTGTCCAGCCTGATACCCTGAGTCAATGGCACGGCCCGTAAGGCATTCGAACTCAGGATTCTGACTCCAAAACCTGCATTCATTCCCCCTCGCCCTCAGGTACTAACCGTCAATTGCTCAAGAGGAAGTACCGACTCACTAGGATCGGCCTCCTCCTTCCCACGCCCCCACAGAGACACGCCCTAGCGCCTCACATTCACTCACCATTGCGGAAGAAGTACTCCTCCACTGCACCCCCCAGCCACTCAGCCTTCTCCTGGCTGTGCACACCCCCGAAGCCGTTCTCCACAGCGATCTGCGAACACAGGCCCAAGCCCACCACGTCAGCCTGGGAGCCGGACTACGGGGGCGCAGGAGGCCGCTGCTTACACCGCCCAATCAAGCCTCGGGCGGCTCGCCGGGCCAACTCATGTTCTGCCCCGGTCTTTAACCTTTGTCCCAGCCGCGGCCCCGCTCACCTGCAAGGCGGGCCAGGCCTCCAGCGCCGCGCGGACAGCAACCCCGAAGAGCACTCGCGAATCTTCAGCAGCGCCCGCCATCATCCGGCCGCGGAGCATGTGACTTCCAGGCGGGCCAATACCTGCGTAGCACCGCCCAGGCAGAAGGAGTCGGAAGCCCAGCCTGAGAACTCAGATTCGCCTTTCCGCAGACCTGGCAGCAAGACTAGAGCAATAGAAAAGTCTGTCGAGCAATCGATGACACCACCGCAGTCACTCACATGTAATAATTAAATCTAAGGAAGCCAGGAGGGGAGGGCGGCTGAGGCCATGAGTTCCGGACCCATGGGTACTGCGCAGAAAAGATGTGGGGAACTTATTAAAGAGGCACACTTCAGGCCCTAGGACAGAAGAAGCAACCTCATGTAGCACTGCCTAAAAATCTGCATTTAATAATGCATCCTAAcatctatagaacactccacccaataacagcagaatacacatttttctgaagTGCACGTGGAGCATTTTCCAGGACAGACCATATGTTAAGTCTAAAGCAGGCCTCGATAgatttaaaaggattgaaatcatacaaagtacgttctctgaccacagtggagtGAAATTAGAAGTCAATAACGGAAAGACATTtgtgaaattcacaaatatgtggatattaaaacacttctaaataacaaatgggtcaaagaaaaaagtcACAAGAGAAATAAGAAGACATCTTGAAATGACTTGAAAGCTAAAGCACAGCACACCAAAATTTATGCAGTGCAGCCAAAGCAATGCTTAAATGGAATTTTATAGCTGTAAACGTCCCTATTAAAAAAGAAGATCTCAAATGAATAACCTGACCTTCccccttaggaaactagaaaaaaaaagaacagagtaatcccaaagcaagcagaaggaaggaaataataaaaattggatAGGAAATAAATgcaacagaaaatagaaaaacaagagagaaaatcaGTAAAACCAAAACTCAGTCTTTTTaagaaagatcaacaaaattgacaaactttttgCTGCATTAACTAAGTAAAAAATAGAGAAGATTCAAATTActgaaatcaggaatgaaagaggtgaCATCACTATCAACTAGTCAAAAAAGCCCATATCTTGCATGGTATCGTTTATGTTAAATGTACAGAACAAGCAAgtctatggagacagaaaatagattaatggttgcctaaGGATAGAGGAAGGGGGAAAATGTGGCCTGACTCCTAATGAGTATAGGGTTTCTTTTACgggcaatgaaaatgttctaaaattagatgtgGTGACATCTGCTGTTAGGGCCTGAGTTGtgtcccacccccaacccccattcatacttgaagccctaacccccagaatGTGGTTGGATTTGGAGGCaaagcctttaaagaggtaattaaggtaaaatgaggccatGTGGGTGCACCCTAGTCCAATATGatgggtgtccttataagaagaggagattacgGCCCAGtcgttaggactccatgcttccactgcaggagacacagggggttcaatccctggtcagggaactaagatcccacaagacgcatagcgtggccaaaaaaaaaagaggagattaaGACAGAGAAACCAGACGCATGCACAGAGAGATGACCATATGAACACACATCTGCAAGATGAGGAaaaaggcctcagaagaaaccaaacctgccaacaccttgatctcaaacttctagcttctagagcttcgagaaaataaagttttgttaTTAAAGCcaccagtctgtagtattttgttacggcagccctagcaaactgatATAGTTTCACAACTCtgaaaatatactaaaacccagttaattgtacatttaaaatgggtgaagcttatggtatataaataatatctcaataaagctgtttttagaaAAGTATTATAGGTGATTCCCTCTCACAGCAAAGGTTGCAAACTTTGGACAAGTCCATGATACTTCTGTGTCTGGCCCTGTGCTTAGTGCTGCTGGGTCATGGGGTTTGGTCAGAtgctcaaggagcttacagtctggcATGCAAGATTTTCCAAGGACCATAGAGTATGATCAGTGCTCAGGGTGAATGCAGATTTTTGAAAGGCCTGAGGCAGATAGAATTTTGCAAGCAGTCTTTAAGAAAAACAGTACAAATTTAGGAATGAAAGTGAGTATTGCTTtagatttataaaagaaatttttaaatttacaaattccaatttaaaaaaaaaactgacagggcttccctggtggcgcagtggttgagagtccacctgccgatgcaggagacgcgggttcgtgccccggtccgggaagatcccacacgccgcggagcggctgggcctgtgagccatggccactgagcctgcgcatccagagcctgtgctccgcaacgggagaggccgcaacagtgagaggcccgcgtacggcaaaaaaaataaataaataaaataaaataaaataaaataaaataaactgacaaATGCCACAAACATCCTCAAaactagagaaataaaatatatttattaattgacTGACTAATCtactaatttttcctttttttttggctgcaaacACTTTGATATCCTCCTATAAGTAAATggcaattattttataataacattttccagagagaataaaaagaattcaaTTGAATTCAATTCCATTCGGTTGATCAAAATATTCTGTTATTGGTTGTTTAGAAAAATTTCAACTTCACAGCTTGTTATTAGTAACACAAAATTTAAGATTGTTGTTAAATTTGGGAAAACTTCTATTTAGTTTCTTTTACATGTGAGCTGTAAAATTTCATGGTATTTTGACTGTTCTTGTGCAGTGACAAATCTTAAGTACTTCTCAAATTGACAATGCTCAACACCCAGGGACTTGGAAGTGGTCTGTGTAAGTGTGAGGTGCGGAGGCTTAAACATTATTAGTTCTATGATAAATCCATCTCTGTGCAATGCTAGAGGAGAAAGGACCACAGGAGCCCATGGGAGTCCAGCAGAGGGTTTTCCTGATACAGCCTTGGGGATTATGGCAAGCCTCTGAGAGATAATGCCTCAGACTTAAAGTTTGAGAGGAATTTTGCTGGGTGATGGGGAGTTTGTGTAGATGAGGGTGAGGGTGTGTTTCTAAAGAGAGAAAGAGCCTTTCATGCTGAGGAAACAATctatacaaagaaacagaagcaggGAACAACGTGGTGTGTGATGATAATCATGAGCATTCCCAGACTGATAATCTCAGGAGGCATAAACTCCTACGGGGCTCTAGAGACTCATTCCTGCAGACTCAGCAATTTAAATTGAGTTCAAAGAAGCCCAGACGAAGAAACTGAGATTAAGCACTTGCGCGTGAGTTCCCAGGACCTCAGAGTTACGTACGGGGAGAGAGTAGGTAAGATTCCGGTTACCagttgcagtgtgtgtgtcttgagttttcccacaccaccaagcaattcttcaatatcagctgggtgtcctacaattcaactcagttctgatactatctacctggagatagtgtcagattccacaggttaagggctcagtcacacaagactgcccccaccaCAGACGCCAATCaccaagtccaggttgtcacctgtgcttctgacccacAGGCCTACAGATCAGAGTTCCAATGCCCCCCCCCTCACTAGAGGGGCTCACAGAGCtcaaagaaacattttacttactagattatcagtttattataaaaaggatataactcaggaacagccagatggaagagagtCATAGGACAAGCTATGTGGGAAGGGTCAAGGGGCTTCCAAGCTCTCTGAGAATGCCACTCTCCTGGCATCTCTGCGTGTTCATCAACTCTGAAACTCTCAGAATCTGTTCctttgg
Above is a window of Mesoplodon densirostris isolate mMesDen1 chromosome X, mMesDen1 primary haplotype, whole genome shotgun sequence DNA encoding:
- the TSR2 gene encoding pre-rRNA-processing protein TSR2 homolog isoform X2; amino-acid sequence: MTNEFDTVVEDGSLPQVSQQLQTMFHHFQRGDRAALKEVASLITQRKCKVTATALTTARETDEEEDANSAEEMEVAATNDGAATDGVCPQPGPDSQTIKEEEIVEDGWTIVRRRK
- the TSR2 gene encoding pre-rRNA-processing protein TSR2 homolog isoform X1, with the protein product MLRGRMMAGAAEDSRVLFGVAVRAALEAWPALQIAVENGFGGVHSQEKAEWLGGAVEEYFFRNADLELDEVEDFLGELMTNEFDTVVEDGSLPQVSQQLQTMFHHFQRGDRAALKEVASLITQRKCKVTATALTTARETDEEEDANSAEEMEVAATNDGAATDGVCPQPGPDSQTIKEEEIVEDGWTIVRRRK